From a single Lolium rigidum isolate FL_2022 chromosome 7, APGP_CSIRO_Lrig_0.1, whole genome shotgun sequence genomic region:
- the LOC124676824 gene encoding probable serine/threonine-protein kinase PBL4, whose protein sequence is MGNCMGGSAKCANASTPFASKVIPGSSTSNSKATQGSSSSSDGRKKATDEHAPAAAPPATATALKSFSTSDLRAATKNFGSSAYLGEGGFGCVYKGWIDEVTLAPARPGATNAMMVAIKKLKKESYQGHREWLTEVTFLGELHHDNLVKLVGYCSDSDSNKLLVYEYMLRGSLENHLFRRGSGNQPPLPWATRVVVAADVARGLAFLHSRDVIFRDLKSSNVLLDTDHRAKLSDFGLARAGPTGGKTHVSTRVVGTRGYAAPEYVATGHLSAKSDVYGFGVVLLELMTGKRALDESRGLAAELLVDWARPMLVGDKRKVIRVMDTRLGGQYNKKQAQDVAALALRCLNNDGRSRPTMAEVLPCLEQLLKENTTKSSSSAAARSATPVHRDHRRHTG, encoded by the exons ATGGGGAACTGTATGGGCGGCTCTGCCAAGTGCGCCAATGCATCCACTCCCTTCGCATCGA AGGTGATCCCGGGAAGCAGCACATCCAACTCCAAGGCGACGCAAGGGAGCAGCAGCTCCTCAGACGGCCGGAAGAAAGCCACCGACGAGCacgcgcccgcggcggcgcctccggcgaCGGCCACTGCACTCAAGTCGTTCAGCACGAGCGACCTCCGCGCGGCGACCAAGAACTTCGGCTCCAGCGCCTACCTGGGGGAAGGCGGGTTCGGGTGCGTGTACAAGGGGTGGATCGACGAGGTCACCCTCGCCCCGGCCAGGCCCGGCGCCACCAACGCCATGATGGTCGCCATCAAGAAGCTCAAGAAGGAGAGCTACCAGGGCCACCGGGAGTGGCTCACGGAGGTGACCTTCCTCGGGGAGCTCCACCACGACAACCTCGTCAAGCTCGTCGGCTACTGCTCCGACTCCGACAGCAACAAGCTGCTCGTCTACGAGTACATGCTCCGCGGCAGCCTCGAGAACCACCTCTTCCGCCGCGGCAGCGGCAACCAGCCGCCGCTGCCGTGGGCCacgcgcgtcgtcgtcgccgccgacgtcgctcgaGGGCTCGCCTTCCTGCACTCCCGCGACGTCATCTTCCGGGACCTCAAGTCCTCCAACGTCCTCCTCGACACCGACCACCGCGCCAAGCTCTCCGACTTCGGGCTCGCCAGGGCCGGGCCCACCGGCGGCAAGACCCACGTCTCCACCCGCGTCGTGGGGACGCGCGGGTACGCCGCGCCGGAGTACGTGGCCACGGGCCACCTCTCGGCCAAGAGCGACGTGTACGGGTTCGGGGTGGTGCTGCTGGAGCTCATGACAGGAAAGAGAGCCCTGGACGAGTCTCGCGGGCTGGCGGCGGAGCTGCTGGTGGACTGGGCGAGGCCGATGCTGGTCGGGGACAAGAGGAAGGTCATCCGGGTCATGGACACCAGGCTCGGCGGCCAGTACAACAAGAAGCAAGCGCAGGACGTGGCGGCGCTCGCGCTCCGGTGCCTCAACAACGACGGCAGGAGCCGACCAACCATGGCCGAAGTCCTCCCCTGCCTCGAGCAGCTACTGAAGGAGAACACCACcaagtcgtcgtcgtcggcggcggcgagatcGGCCACGCCGGTGCACAGAGACCATAGGCGTCACACAGGATAG
- the LOC124673225 gene encoding RINT1-like protein MAG2L — MSPPRPQPAAASLSGFLNAHFTSSEDLPAAPALSELLRRECEGLEASVRRLEAQLASSSASWLARSGEARSGLRRIRSRGEDMAARDEGEAAAPGVELPAIVREIQRIDTIRLYAEATLQLEALVGNLEDATFSIVRQASKLNLSSVLRRASNGMEQKQEKLLRAVDAVRDIERELVKISLSKPQWTSLIVAVDSRVDKTLAILRPQALTDYRALLAALGWPPSLSSPDMEKDKYSQVPNPLVLMNEANKEKYSESFLALCALQHVQANREVRQCKMPAATPGLSDSKYFDKTACFDNGLWAIDELVHPIVSRMEYHFSKWSEQPEFIFALVYKIAKDFMDGVDDILQPLIDQARLVGLSAKESWVTGMVKVLLGYLETQIFPALVTSYHRSDDKLEVHSSWLHLNDQMIAFDKRMQLLADSGIQKIAFISEGLSRSLSVFSIYTGHSDWLQIWADIEVNSAQDKLKSEMENETSWLYSINPQDELGDQESTTKFLLSTREDYKAPPVSEFVVKSALTMIDRSQALPNKGMKIQYTRSTSVQFLNDFFVVLHERCEALQLSNTALEDESLLRASYAINAARYCECVLREWDEDTTFLDMAGHRNGNKEQIHKRSSQHRCSFFADEIAFLVKLGTNFLEQIMSSILIEFEDLSWDYVQNIGSSNEQNQSDDQVLDEENLEVSPGFVASLDVLRERITKLKIYLNSKDFLDIWRSIAEGLDYFIYSSIRWGEVKFSGPGVIQLRVDTKALLRIFRPYCSRPEAFFPFVTDSLKLLSMRETDVQYFLEALKNGKDNDNCMGRRGLHHVDASQAVKVLRSKKIGR; from the exons ATGTCGCCCCCGCGGccgcagccggcggcggcgagcctgAGCGGCTTCCTCAACGCacacttcacctcctcggaggacctCCCCGCCGCGCCGGCCCTCTCCGAGCTCCTGCGCCGCGAGTGCGAGGGGCTCGAGGCGTCCGTCCGCCGCCTCGAGGCGCAGCTCGCGTCCTCGTCCGCCTCCTGGCTCGCCCGCTCCGGCGAGGCCCGCTCGGGCCTCCGCCGCATCCGCTCCCGAG GAGAAGACATGGCTGCCAGGGACGAGGGGGAGGCGGCCGCTCCGGGCGTGGAGCTGCCGGCGATCGTGCGGGAGATCCAGCGGATTGACACCATTCGGCTCTACGCGG AAGCTACTCTACAGTTGGAAGCTTTGGTTGGTAACCTAGAAGATGCAACATTTTCCATCGTTAGACAGGCCTCGAAGTTGAACCTGTCATCAGTACTTCGACGGGCATCAAAC GGCATGGAGCAGAAGCAAGAAAAGTTGCTCCGGGCTGTTGACGCTGTGAGAGACATTGAGCGAGAATTGGTAAAGATCAGCTTAAGTAAGCCACAGTGGACAAGCCTTATAGTGGCTGTTGATTCTAGAGTGGACAAAACTCTAGCCATTTTGAGGCCTCAGGCACTTACAGACTATCGTGCTCTACTTGCTGCATTAGGCTGGCCACCTTCCTTGTCTTCACCGGACATGGAGAAGGATAAGTACTCCCAAGTTCCAAATCCCCTTGTCTTAATGAACGAGGCAAATAAGGAGAAGTATTCTGAAAGCTTTTTAGCATTGTGTGCTCTGCAACATGTGCAAGCCAACCGTGAAGTGCGGCAGTGCAAAATGCCAGCGGCAACTCCTGGCCTGTCAGATtcgaagtactttgataaaactgcATGCTTTGATAATGGACTTTGGGCAATTGATGAATTGGTTCACCCTATTGTATCCAGGATGGAGTATCATTTTTCTAAATGGTCTGAACAGCCAGAGTTCATATTTGCTCTTGTTTACAAGATAGCAAAGGATTTCATGGATGGAGTGGATGATATATTGCAGCCTTTGATTGACCAAGCAAGGCTTGTGGGCTTAAGTGCCAAAGAATCTTGGGTAACTGGAATGGTAAAAGTACTTCTAGGATACCTTGAGACGCAAATCTTCCCAGCCCTTGTTACCTCTTATCATAGAAGTGATGACAAACTTGAAGTGCATTCATCTTGGCTGCATTTGAATGACCAGATGATTGCTTTTGATAAAAGAATGCAGCTCCTTGCAGATTCAGGAATTCAGAAAATTGCATTTATTTCTGAAGGGCTCTCTAGGTCATTATCTGTCTTTTCAATATACACTGGACATTCTGATTGGCTTCAGATATGGGCTGATATAGAGGTTAATTCTGCACAGGATAAGCTCAAATCTGAAATGGAAAATGAGACAAGTTGGTTATATTCTATTAATCCTCAGGATGAGCTTGGTGACCAGGAAAGCACTACTAAATTTCTTCTTTCTACAAGAGAAGACTACAAAGCTCCACCTGTTTCTGAATTTGTTGTCAAAAGTGCATTGACGATGATTGATAGAAGTCAAGCTCTGCCAAATAAAGGGATGAAGATCCAGTATACCAGATCCACTTCAGTCCAGTTCTTGAATGACTTCTTCGTTGTCTTGCATGAGCGATGTGAGGCATTGCAATTGTCAAATACAGCTTTGGAAGATGAGTCTTTATTGAGAGCTTCCTATGCAATTAATGCTGCTAGATATTGCGAATGTGTTCTTCGGGAATGGGATGAAGATACCACTTTCTTGGACATGGCTGGGCATAGGAATGGAAACAAAGAACAGATTCACAAGCGCAGTTCCCAGCATcgatgttctttctttgcagatgAAATTGCCTTCTTGGTTAAACTAGGGACCAATTTTCTGGAACAAATCATGTCCTCCATCCTGATTGAGTTTGAAGATCTATCCTGGGACTATGTACAGAACATTGGATCTTCAAATGAACAGAACCAATCAGATGATCAGGTTCTTGATGAAGAAAACCTAGAGGTGTCACCTGGATTTGTTGCCAGTCTAGACGTTCTGAGAGAGCGAATCACGAAACTGAAGATATACCTCAACTCGAAGGATTTCCTTGATATATGGAGGAGTATAGCAGAAGGTCTCGACTACTTCATTTACAGCAGCATACGGTGGGGTGAAGTGAAGTTCTCTGGCCCAGGAGTCATTCAGCTAAGAGTCGATACGAAAGCCCTTCTTCGCATCTTTAGGCCCTACTGCTCGAGACCTGAAGCCTTTTTTCCATTTGTAACCGACTCTCTGAAGCTGCTTAGCATGAGAGAAACAGATGTGCAGTACTTTCTAGAAGCACTTAAGAACGGCAAGGACAACGACAATTGCATGGGGCGACGTGGATTGCACCATGTAGATGCTAGCCAAGCTGTGAAAGTCTTGAGAAGCAAGAAGATTGGACGATAA
- the LOC124669875 gene encoding calmodulin-binding protein 25-like produces the protein MDAMSCLAPPPTSFFPAAPPAYYTDAAMARALQYSMSDHYSPAASTSSPSSSSSLLTDLPYSDGTNWFASTAPAPAPLTSLTCDSVLVASDAAPRPPSTPINTSVTPAATSNKRRLGLGVAAATGRAGKRRPRASKRAPTTYISTDPANFRLMVQHVTGIQAEPGTDDGTGVFTPTSFDASAAAALLDCPTYTGASFADALQLPSDADAATLHHRLQQQQQPCFPTLDSWNVLYESAQLF, from the coding sequence ATGGACGCCATGTCCTGCcttgcgccgccgccgacgtccttcttcccggccgcccCGCCCGCATACTACACCGACGCCGCCATGGCGCGCGCGCTGCAGTACTCCATGTCCGACCACTACTcccccgccgcctccacctcctcaccctcctcgtcctcatcTCTCCTCACCGACCTCCCCTACTCCGACGGCACCAACTGGTTCGCCTCCACCGCGCCCGCCCCAGCACCACTCACGAGCCTCACCTGCGACTCCGTGCTGGTCGCCTCGGACGCGGCGCCGCGCCCGCCGTCCACACCCATCAACACCTCCGTCACCCCCGCCGCGACGTCAAACAAGAGGCGCCTGGGCCTGGGCGTCGCCGCGGCCACGGgccgcgcggggaagcggcggccgCGGGCGTCCAAGCGCGCGCCAACGACCTACATCAGCACCGACCCCGCCAACTTCCGCCTCATGGTGCAGCACGTCACCGGCATCCAGGCCGAGCCCGGGACCGACGACGGCACCGGCGTCTTCACACCCACATCCTTCGACGCGTCCGCCGCGGCCGCGCTGCTGGACTGCCCCACCTACACCGGCGCGTCGTTCGCGGACGCCCTGCAGCTGCCCTCCGACGCCGACGCGGCCACGCTCCACCACCgcctccagcagcagcagcagccgtgcTTCCCGACGCTCGACTCCTGGAACGTGCTGTACGAGAGCGCCCAGCTGTTCTAG